The DNA window TGAATGCTCGATCACCAGAAGATCGGCAGGACCTGCCTTTTCTTCGTGATTCGGGTTTCCTTCTTTGAGACCTCCCCTGGGAGGTTGCTACACCTACCCTGTCCGTGGGGGCGTCTTATATAATTCCGGGATGCCGGCGGGTCTTCTCCTCTGATCGGTGGACTATTATCAGGACCTGATGGTCAAGGGAATCGATCATCCGGTCATACTTCTTTGTCTTACAACCGGTTTAGCCTAAAGAAAGCAAGAGCGGAAGAATGAAAAATGAAGGAAAATTTATGAGTCTCATGCGATAAACCTGTATGTTCCGTGTGGGATGAACATTTCGAATCTGGCTCCTTTCCCATAAATGCCATCCTCCCAGAACCCTATATTCGTTATGCCGAGGATCTCCCGGCTGAGAAAAAGTCCCATGCCGGAATTATTTCCAACGCCATGCTCGAAAATATAACACTTGATATCGTCAGGAATACCCGGGCCGTCATCTTCGCAGATGAGTGACAGCCCGTTATTGGATTTAACAAGGAAGAATTTTATCGTGGTGAGGTTTTTACCATACCTGATTGCGTTGTCCACGAGATTATGGAACACCTTCTCCAGCAATGGGTCTGCATATATTTCAACACTTTCCAGGTCTATGATAAATTGTTTCCCCGATTGTTTGAAGTTTATCAGTATTCGTTGCAGCAGGTCTTCGACATTCTGCCATGCCGGCAGGTTGACGCCCACCTCCTGGTACTCCTTGGTAAACGCAATCTGCCGCTGGATACTTTTTGTAAGATTTTTAATATCCTGGAACAACTGCCTGCGTTCATCTTCAGAATCGGTGACATTTGCCATATCTACACAACCAAGTAACCCGGTAATGGTGTTGAGAATGTCATGTCTGGTGATATTATTCATCAGGTTCAATTTTTTATTGGCGAGTTCGATCGCATCTTCCGCCCGTTTGCGTTCGGAGATGTCCCGTCCGATACTCAGTACACCAATGAGCGCTCCCTGATCATTGTACATTGGTGTTTTAATGGTATCCATCAGGGCACAATGACCTTCGTCTGCGAATGTGATCCAATCTTCATTGCGGATGGGTCTGCCCGACACCATGGCCTTCAGATCCTGTTCATGGAAGGAATCAGCCAGTTTCCGATCTAAAAAGTCGTAATCAGTTTTTCCCACGATCTCAGATTCGTTTGCACCGAAAAAACGCTCGAACATGGGGTTGCAAGAGAGATATGCCCCTTTCGTATCTTTCAGCCAGATCAGGTCCGGGATGGTATCCACCAGCGTATGCAGACGGACTTCACTATTGCGCAGTGCCTCCTCAGTCTGCTTGCGCCCGGTGATATCAATCAGGAAATTCATCGTGGCGGGACGCCCTTCCCAGGTGATAGTAACAGCGCTGATCTCATTCCAGATAGTGCTCCCATCCTTTCCGGTCAGTCGGAATGAATACTTGGAGGGAGTCTCTTCACCCATCATT is part of the Methanosphaerula palustris E1-9c genome and encodes:
- a CDS encoding hybrid sensor histidine kinase/response regulator translates to MLSVMAAEIRVLYVDDEPGLLEIGKLFLERERGFVVDTLTSARVALEQLNSERYDVIISDYQMPEMNGIQFLVEVRRRFEQIPFILFTGKGREEVVIQAINCGGDFYIQKGGEPGAQYAELANKIKQATSRKKSVDSFRENEDDYRYLIEHSNESIVVVQDDMLRQVNHRIVERTGYSEQELLSIPFFALIHPDDRAMTVERFHKRMMGEETPSKYSFRLTGKDGSTIWNEISAVTITWEGRPATMNFLIDITGRKQTEEALRNSEVRLHTLVDTIPDLIWLKDTKGAYLSCNPMFERFFGANESEIVGKTDYDFLDRKLADSFHEQDLKAMVSGRPIRNEDWITFADEGHCALMDTIKTPMYNDQGALIGVLSIGRDISERKRAEDAIELANKKLNLMNNITRHDILNTITGLLGCVDMANVTDSEDERRQLFQDIKNLTKSIQRQIAFTKEYQEVGVNLPAWQNVEDLLQRILINFKQSGKQFIIDLESVEIYADPLLEKVFHNLVDNAIRYGKNLTTIKFFLVKSNNGLSLICEDDGPGIPDDIKCYIFEHGVGNNSGMGLFLSREILGITNIGFWEDGIYGKGARFEMFIPHGTYRFIA